A stretch of Pangasianodon hypophthalmus isolate fPanHyp1 chromosome 9, fPanHyp1.pri, whole genome shotgun sequence DNA encodes these proteins:
- the LOC128318877 gene encoding NACHT, LRR and PYD domains-containing protein 12-like: MNHTDLANTLHNKSVASVYQSKLKSSLKEKFKRINEGISQHGSSALLNEIYTELYITEGWSRDINNEHEVRQIETASRRPATQETPIKCNDLFKDKSIRTVLTKGVAGIGKTVSVQKFILDWAEGKANQDVFFMFPLPFRELNLMKQENLSLMNLLHHFFPERRNLELIDCESYNVVLIFDGLDECRLPLNFQSNERLCDVTESASVDVLLINLIKGNLLPSALLWITSRPGAANQIPPEWVDQVTEVRGFSDPQKEEYFRKRISDQSLANKIITHMKSSRSLYIMCHIPVFCWISATVLERMLGEAESGEIPKTLTQMFTHFLIFQIKHKDQKYHQKCDPDPQQTRESILALGKLAFEQLEKGNLIFYEEDLRECGIDVREVSVYSGVCTQIFRDEFGLHLGKVFSFVHLSVQEFMAALYVFLSFIFKKSNVLMEQSPSILHLYKKSNMSDFLRSAVDKALQSENGHLDLFLRFLLGLSLESNQTLLQGLMPQTGSSSHSKQETVKYIKEKIRENPSPEKSINLFHCLNELNDHSLVQEIQTYLNRGDDRCLYGARLSPAQWSALVFVLLNSEQELDVFDLRKYDRSEECLLRLLPVVKATRKAELRVCNLTEESCRVLSSVLSSNSSSLRELDLSGNELQDSGVKLLSAGLENPHCTLEILGLRECNLTEESCRVLSSVLSSNSSSLRELDLTNNKLQDSGVKLLSAGLEHPHCTLEILRLWKCNLTEESCRVLSSVLSSNSSSLRELDLSVNKLQDSGVKLLSAGLENPHCTLETLEMRYCRIRDEGCAALASALRSNFSSHLRELDLNGNNPGESGVKLLSDLLKDPHCKLETLQ; this comes from the exons atgaaccacacagatctcgctaacacactgcacaaca agtctgtggcctctgtgtatcagtCAAAGTTGAAATCCAGCCTGAaagagaagtttaaaagaattaatgaaggaatctcacagcatggaagctcagcacttctgaatgagatctacacagagctctacatcacagagggttggagtaGAGAcatcaataatgaacatgaggtgagacagattgagacagcgtccaggagaccagcaacacaggagacacccatcaaatgtaatgacctctttaaagacaagtccatcagaactgtgctgactaaaggagttgctggaattggaaaaacagtctctgtgcagaagttcattctggactgggctgaaggaaaagcaaatcaggacgtcttcttcatgtttccacttccctttagagagctgaatttgatgaagcaggaaaatctcagtctgatgaatcttcttcatcactttttcccagaaaggAGAAATCTAGAATTAATAGACTGTGAGTCCTACAACgtggtgttgatctttgatggtctggatgagtgtcgacttcctctaaatttccagagcaatgagagattgtgtgatgtgacagagtcagcctcagtggatgtgctgctgataaacctcatcaaggggaatctgcttccctctgctctcctctggataacctctcgaccaggagcagccaatcagatccctcctgagtgggtagaccaggtaacagaggtacgaggcttcagtgatcctcagaaagaggagtacttcaggaagaggatcagtgatcagagcctggccaataaaatcatcacacacatgaagtcttcaagaagcctctacatcatgtgccacatcccagtcttctgctggatttcagccactgttctagagagaatgttgggtgaagcagagagtggagagatccccaagactctgactcaaatgttcacacacttcctgatctttcagatcaaacacaaggaccaaaagtaccatcagaaatgtgaccctgatcctcagcagaccagagagagtatcctggcactgggaaaactggcttttgaacagctggagaaaggaaacctgatcttctatgaggaagacctgagagagtgtggcattgatgtcagagaagtgtcagtgtactcaggagtttgtacccaaatcttcagagacgagtttgggcttcacctgggaaaggtgttcagctttgtacatctgagtgttcaggagtttatggctgctttatatgtatttttgtctttcatctttaaaaaaagcaatgtgTTAATGGAGCAAAGCCCTAGCATTCTGCATCTCTACAAAaagtcaaacatgtctgatttcctcaggagtgcagtggacaaagccttacagagtgagaatggacacctggacctgttcctccgcttccttctgggtctctccctggagtccaatcagactctcttacaaggcttaatgccacagacaggaagcagctctcacagcaaacaggaaacagtcaagtacatcaaggagaagatcagggagaatccatctccagagaaatccatcaatctgttccactgtctgaatgaactgaatgatcattctctagtgcaggaaatACAAACTTACCTCAACAGAGGAGATGACCGTTGCCTCTATGGGGccagactctctcctgctcagtggtcagctctggtgtttgtgttactgaactcagaacaggagctggatgTGTTTGATTTGAGAAAATATGACCgatcagaggaatgtcttctgaggctgctgccagtggtcaaagccaccagaaaagctga gctgcgtgtgtgtaatctgacagaggaaagctgtagagttctgtcctcagttctcagctcaaactcctccagtctgagagaactggacctgagtggaaatgaactgcaggattcaggagtgaagctgctctctgctggactggagaatccacactgtacactggagatactggg cctgcgtgagtgtaatctgacagaggaaagctgtagagttctgtcctcagttctcagctcaaactcctccagtctgagagaactggacctgactaacaataaactgcaggattcaggagtgaagctgctctctgctggactggagcatccacactgtacactggagatactgag gctgtggaagtgtaatctgacagaagaaagctgtagagttctgtcctcagttctcagctcaaactcctccagtctgagagaactggacctgagtgtcaataaactgcaggattcaggagtgaagctgctctctgctggactggagaatccacactgtacactggagacactgga gatgcGTTACTGCCGTATTAGAGATGAGGggtgtgctgctctggcttcagctctgaggtcaaacttctcatcacacctgagagaactggatctgaacggtaataatccaggagaatcaggagtgaagctgctctctgatctactgaaggatccacactgtaaactggagacactacagtga